The genome window CGGATTGATTTCCATATTCATTCCTGTCTGTCACCATGCGCTGCCCTGGAAATGTCGCCGCGGGCGATTATCGCCGGGGCGAAAGAAAAAGGGCTGGACTGTATCGCCTTGGCCGATCATGGATGCGTGGAAAACCTGCCGGCGTTTCATGACGCCTGCGCCGAAGCAGGATTGCCGTGTTTGTACGGTCTGGAAGCGACCTCTTCTGAGGAAGTTCACACCCTCTGTCTGTTCGATCAGCTCGACCCGGCACTTAAGTTTGGTCGGATGATTTATGATTCTATTATGGATTATCCCAACGACCCGGAACGGTTCGGCATGCAGCCGATTGTGACCGTAGACGACGATGTGCTGAACTTCGCTGACAAACTGCTTTTTGCCGCCACAGACATTTCATTTTTCGATTTAGTGCCCATGGCGCTCGATGCCGGAGCACTCTGTATTCCGTCACACATCGACCGCGAATATCTGGGCGCCATCGCTCAGATCGGCTTTCTGCCGGATCTGCCGTATGATGCCGTCGAAGTGGTTTCTCCAAATCCGCCGGCCGGCGCAGAAAAATGGCCGATTGTCCACTTTTCTGATGCACATCATCCGGACCAGATCGGCCGACGTTTTACCGAAGTGGAAACCGAAGCCTTCACCGTTCCCGCATTACGCGCGGCTTTTCATAAACTGCTTCCGGCATAAGCCGGGTTCCGGCAGGCATTGAATGATTCCTTGTGCTTTCCTCGATCCGGACTAAAATATCTCGCAAGAGATAAAAAGGGGAGGTCGTGTATGAAAAAAATACTGGTTGCGGTTGATTTTTCCAAAGGGAGCGATCGAGTGGTGCAGCAGGCGATCGAGCTGGGTAAAGAACTGGATGGACAGCTCTATATGGTCCACGTGACATCCGACACATTAAAGGACGCATATGCATCAACACAGTTTTATGATGTTGCCTCTGAATTTGCCGCCGCTCCGGCCGGAGATATCGAGCTGGCCCGAAATCTGTGCGCCAAAGAGTATAAACGGGAACATAACGCCTTGTTGAAAATTTCTTCCCGGATGAAGGAGGAGGGAATAAGAGCGCAAGCGATGCTCCTGAAGGGAGATGCGGCAGGGTTGATTCTGGAAAAAGCCAACGAATTGAGAATCGATTTGATTGTGATGGGCTCACACGGCCACGGACTGCTCCGAAAGGTGCTGGTCGGCAGCGTCGCCGAGGGAGTGCTGCGGAAAGCCCCCTGCGGCGTGCTGATTGTCCCGGCGACAGCGAACCTGACGCCGATCCTGTGAGCCATGGTTTTTCCGCGGTTACCGATTGAACTTCTGTAAAAAGAAATTAGTCGCCAGTTCCTTGGCAATCGTGGAGGTCAGTCCGTGACCCGCGACAATTTGAGTTTCCGGAGGAAGAGTCTCTGTCAGTTTTTTCAGGGACTCAGTCAACGTACGCGCGTCTCCGCCGGGAAGGTCGGTGCGCCCGCATGATCCTTTAAAAAGCGTGTCTCCGGTAAAGCAAACACCCGCGTCCTGAAACCAGTAGCAGACACCGCCGGGCGTGTGGCCGGGAGTTTCCAAACATTGGAAACTTAGGTCTGCAATGTTCCAAACCCTGGAATATTCGAGATCATTTTTTCCAAAGATTGGAAACTCTGCATCGGGGCGGAGCGGCACAGGGTAGTACGGCAGAATCTGGTTGCTGGGGCCAAAGGCCCATTCCTGATCGGCTGGATGCAGGTAGACTGGCGCAGGGTGATTTTTATGCAGTTCGGCGAGGGCGCTGATGTGGTCGGCGTGGCCGTGCGTGAGCAGATATGCGGCGGTTTGTAAGTTGTTTGTTTTGAGAAAGTTTTCTATTTCTTTTGCGTCTTTCCCCGGGTCGAGGATCAGGGCTTTGCGTGCTTTTCCCCATACAACAGCACAATTGACTTCGTATGAGCCTACAGTGATTAATTCGAGATTCATGGCCGCAGAGAATAGGCAAGATAGGCGGTAGCGAAAAGGCCGAATGATAAAAATGTCAGCCAGGCACTCATAAATTTAACAGTTCCGTGTTTGACATAGACGTCCGATTTCTTCAGGTTATGCGGAATTTTAACCGGATTTCATAGAAACCCTTAACCAGGAGGACGCAAATGAGCGCACCGACAACAAATCAGAAGCTACTTGATTGGGTAGCTGAAATCGAAAAAATGTGCACCCCGGACCAGGTGGTTTGGTGTGATGGATCGACTGAAGAGTACGATCGCCTGATGGACCTGATGGTCAGCACCGGAATGGCAATCAAGCTGAACGAAGAAAAACGCCCGAACAGCTACGCATTCAACTCCGACCCGTCCGACGTGGCTCGCGTTGAAGGTCGTACCTACATCGCTTCTGTTAAGGAAGAAGATGCCGGACCGACCAACAACTGGATTGATCCGGTTGAGCTGAAAAAAACCATGACGGAACTGTACTCCGGCTGTATGAAAGGCCGCACCATGTACGTGATCCCGTTCTCCATGGGTCCAATCGGTTCCGACATTGCTAAAAACGCAATCGAAATCACCGACTCTCCGTACGTTGTGGTTAACATGCACATCATGGCCCGCGTTTCCACCGAAGTCCTTCGTCTGATCGAAAAGAACGACGATTTCATTCCCTGCCTGCACTCCGTCGGTTCGCCGCTCGAAGAAGGTCAGGAAGACAGCCGTTGGCCCTGCGCTCCGATCGAAAAGAAATACATCGCTCACTTCCCGGAAGAAAACCTCATCTGGTCCTACGGTTCCGGTTACGGCGGAAACGCTCTGCTCGGCAAAAAATGTCTGGCGCTGCGTATCGCTTCCGCAATGGCCGGCCGCGAAGGCTGGATGGCTGAGCACATGCTCATCCTCCGCTTTACCAGCCCGGAAGGCAAACAGTACCACATTGCTGCTGCGTTCCCGTCTGCCTGCGGAAAAACCAACCTGGCCATGCTCCAGTCCACCGTTCCGGGCTGGAAAGTTGAAACCATCGGTGACGATATTGCATGGATGAAGCCGGGCGAAGACGGACGTCTCTACGCCATCAACCCGGAGGCCGGATTCTTCGGTGTTGCTCCGGGTACTGCTGAGTACTCCAATCCGATGGCTCTCGCAAGCTGCGCAAGCGATGCGATCTTCACCAACGTTGTTGTGACTGAAGACAAAGACGTTTGGTGGGAAGACATGGGTTACGACTGCCCGAACGGCGGCGGAACCGACTGGAAAAACAATCCTTGGAAACAGGGTGATGTTGACGCCGACGGTAACAAAATCAAAGGTGCTCACCCGAACAGCCGCTTCACCGCTCGTGCTGACCACTGTCCGGTTATCTGCCCGGATTGGGAAAACCCGGCCGGTGTTCCGATCGATATCTTCGTATTCGGTGGAAAACGGACGTCTGTGATGCCGCTCGTACACGAAGCTTTCGACTTCGAACAGGGCGTCTACATGGGTGCAACCGCATCCTCCGAGCCGACCGCTGCTGCGCTTGACCTCGGTAACGTAAGCCTGCGCTTCGACCCGTTCGCCATGACTCCGTTCATCGGATACCACGCTGGTGACTACATGCAGCACTGGTTCGACATGGGCGAAAAACTCGGCGACAAAGCTCCGAAGTGCTTCTACGTCAACTGGTTCCAGAAAGATGAAAGCGGCTTTGTTTGGCCTGGGTTTGGCGATAACAGCCGCGTTCTGAAATGGATGTGCGACCGTGTTGAAGGCAAAGTCGACGCAGTTGAAACTCCGATTGGTCTGATGCCGAAGAAAGAGGACTTCTGTTTTGAAGGTCTCGACCTGTCCGACGAAGCCTGGGAAAAACTCATGACCGTTGACAACGCTGAGTTCCTGAAAACTGTTGAAAACGCCAAAGAGTACCTCGCCAAATTCGGCGACAAGCTCCCGGCTAAAATCAGCGAGCAGCTCGAGAAACTCGAAGCTCGTCTGAACGCCTAATTTTCCAAACCTTGGAAAATACGAAAGCGCTCCGGTTCGCCGGAGCGCTTTTTTTGTGTTTCTTTGCAATCATTGGAACGGTTTCTTCCAAGGTTTGGAAATTGACCCTTGGGGCGGGGTAGTCTACTCTCTTTGCTTTTAAGAAACCGCGCAGAATAAGGATTTTATAGAAAATGGCTAATTCAGTTTTGATCGGGTCGCAGTGGGGCGACGAAGGCAAAGGTAAAGTAATCGATGTGCTCACCGAAAACGCAGACTGGGTGGTGCGTTATCAGGGCGGCAACAATGCCGGTCACACCGTGGAAGTGGGTGATCAGAAATATGTGCTGCACCTTACTCCGTCCGGAATTCTTCGTCCGACAGCAAAATGTGTGATTGGTAACGGTTTGGTCGTGGACCCGCTTGGTTTGGCTGAAGAACTGCAGGACCTTGAGAAACGCGGAATTTCCATCGATGGCCGTCTGTTCATCAGTGACCGCGCACACCTCGTGATTCAGTACCACAAAGAGCTCGACGGCGCCAAAGAAGCCAAGCTTGAAACGGGCAAAAAGATCGGCACCACCAAACGCGGAATCGGCCCGTGCTATTCCGATAAAGCGGACCGCAACGGTCTTCGTATGGGGGATGTGCTTGAGAATGATTTTGAAGCAATGCTGCGAGAGCGTATTGATGTTAAAAACAGCATGCTTGCTGTCCTCGGGGCTCCGGCTCTCGACGCCGATGCACTGGTCGCGCAGTACATGCCTGCCTTTGAATATCTCAAGCCGTTTATCTGCGATACCGTTCCGATGCTCAACGAAGCCATTCGCGACGAAAAACAGAATGTTCTGTTTGAAGGTGCGCAGGGTGTCATGCTTGATATCGATTTCGGAACATATCCCTTTGTCACCTCGTCCAGCACCGGAGCGGGCGGAGTTTCCGCCGGAGCCGGAGTACCGCCGCATTCCATCACGGATGTGATCGGCATCGTGAAAGCCTACACGACCCGTGTGGGAGAAGGTCCGTTCCCGACGGAACTGTTCGACGATGACGGTATGCAGCTCGCAAAGGTTGGTAATGAGTTCGGTGCCACAACCGGGCGCCCGCGTCGTTGCGGATGGTTCGATGCAGTCGTTGCTCGCTACTCTGCCATGATCGGGGGGGTCGACCGCTGGGCGCTGATGAAACTCGACGTGCTCGATGGGTTTGAAACCATCAAGGTTTGTGTGGCCTATGACTGCGACGGCGAACGGGTCGAAACCGTCCCTGCCAGCATCAGCAAGTTGGCCCGCTGCAAGCCGATCTATGAAGAATTTGAAGGCTGGAACTGCCCGACCACCGGCTGCACGTCGATTGATGAGCTGCCGGAACAGGCAAAAAAATATATCAAATGGATCGAAGGGCTGACCGGTGTTCCTGTTTCAATTCTGTCGGTTGGCCCGAAACGCGCCAGCACAATTGTTCTTGGCTAATTCAAAACAACCGGGACATTGAAACTGGAAATTCCAGAGCTCGAGACGGTGCCGACTCACGTGGCGATCATTATGGATGGGAATGGTCGCTGGGCCAATGAGCGCGGGTTGCCGCGCTTGAAAGGCCATGAAGAGGGCGCGCAGTCGGTGCTTGCTGTATTGAGAGCAGCAAAGGCTGTTGGCGTCAAATACCTGACTCTTTACGCGTTCAGCACAGAAAACTGGAAGCGTCCCAAAGACGAAGTCGACGGACTGATGACGCTGCTGGGCTCTTTTATGCAGAAGCATTCCCGGGAGTTTCTGAAAAATAAAATTCGTTTGCGGGTCATGGGCGAACTCGATCGGCTTCCCAGAGCGGTTCGGGGGGGGCTGTCCAAACTGATGAAGGAATCCGCAAAGGATTATGAGCACACGCTGATTGTGGCGCTCAGTTACGGCAGTCGCAAGGAGATTGCAGACGCGGCCAAGGCCATTGCCCGTAAAACGGCTGAGGGAGAGCTGGATCCGGACGCGATTACCGAAGAAACTTTTTCGCAGTATTTGTATCTGCCTGACGTGCCGGATCCGGAACTGATGATTCGCACCAGCGGCGAGTTGCGGTTGAGCAATTTCCTGCTCTGGCAGCTGTCGTATGCTGAATTTTATGTCACTGATACCTACTGGCCGGATTTTCGTGAAAAGGAATTTTTCCAGGCCTTGGAAAGTTTTGGTAAGCGGGGCCGGCGTTTTGGCGGCATCGTGACGCAATAAGGAGCTGTATGGATAAAAAACGAATTTTGCTTGGCCTGACGATTGCGGCCGTGCTGATTACGCTGCTGCTGATTGTGCCGGCCGGGAATCCGGCCGCTCTGGTTGTCTTTTTGGCGATTTGTGCTTTGGCGATGCGCGAGATTTATGCGCTGATGGCTAAAGGGAATATGCCGGCATCTACAGGGATGGGAATGACCAGCGGTCTGGTCTTTGTTGCGTTGACCTGGTGGGTATCCCGCTCGGACCAATGGACGGATAACGCATTATGGGCACTGCTGCTCGCGATTTTGATTGTTAATTTTTTCCGGTTGCCGCTCAGTCAAAGGGATGCGCTGAGGGCGATTCGCAATGCGCTGGGAACCTTGTTCGGTTTTATTTATGTTGCCTTTTTCTGGAGCTTTTTCGTGCGGCTTTATATGGAAGGGGACATCAGCGAGCCGGCTCGGGTTGCGTTTTATCTGCTGCTCGCGGTTAAGTGGGGCGATGCCGGGGCGTACTTCATCGGTTCCAGGTTCGGCAGGCACCGTCTTGCTCCTTCGGTTTCTCCGAAGAAGAGCTGGGAGGGGTTGTTGGGTGGCATTCTTTTCTCATGCGTGGTCGGGGTCATTTGGTGGATTGCCACCGATGGGACATTGGGACCATATTCTTTTCCGCTGTACCATGTGCTGATTCTGGGAGTGGTGCTTCCAATTATTGGAACGATGGGGGATTTGGTGGAGTCGTTATTTAAGCGGGCTGTGGACGTGAAAGATTCCGGGGCCATTGCACATGGTATGGGCGGCATGCTTGATATGATTGACAGTCTGCTTTTTACCGCGCCCTTTATGTACATCTACATTCAGATTTTCTTAGATTAGGATCCTCATGCTAGACATTCTTCTTTCCGGCTGGACGATTTTTTACAGTGTTGTTCTCGCGCTTTTCCTGTTCGGGGTGACCGTGTTTGTGCACGAATTCGGTCATTTTATCGTGGCGCGCAAATGCGGGCTGAAAGTTCTTACATTTTCGATCGGCTTCGGACGGGGAATCGTTCAGTGGGAACGCGGCGGCATCCATTATAAAATCGGATGGATTCCGTTTGGCGGCTATGTTTCGCTGCCGCAGCTCGATCCCTCAGGTATGGAACGGCTGCAGGGATCGGAAGACGCCGAGCCGCTGCCTCCGATTTCTCCGTGGAAAAAAATCGCGGTCGCGGTTGCCGGCCCGGTTGGGAATATTATTCTGGCCTCCTTGATTGCTGTGGCTATTTGGCTGGTGCCTGGTGATGATGCCGGATCTCAAATCCGCTCGCTGGTTGGTGCAGTTGAGACGAACAGTGCCGCTTATGCTGCTGGCTTGCGTGCTGGCGATGAAATCATTGCGGTTAATGGGACGACCGTTAAAACCTGGTACGATTTCAGTGTCGAGACTTTGTTGCAGGCCGAAGATACTGCTGCGTTGACTGTTTTGTCGGATGGCGTCGAAAAAACAATTGCTCTTCCTGTTGTAGAACGCGAAGGGGGGGAGCGTTTGGTGGATGGAATCTCTCCTGCGGTGCCATGCGTGTTTGGAGCTGTTTATTCGGACACTCCTGCCGAGCGTGCCGGATTGTTCCGTGGGGATGAGGTGCTCGCATTCAATGACGACCCAATCATCAGCTGGGATGATTTTACTGAGCGGATTCAGTCTATGAAGCCCGGCGAAAGTGCGAAGCTTACTGTCGTCCGGAAAGGAGAACCGCAGGTCCTGTCTATTGCCCCGGAATACAACGAAGAGTATGACCGCATGATGATTGGTGTTCAGCTGGGTGGCGGAAGCGGTATGCCCTGGATGCAGTACAAAAACCCGCTTGATCAGATTAAATACGATGCGCTGGCAATTGTTCGTGTGCTGCAGGCTTTGACGTCTCCGTCCGAGGCTCCGCAGGCCGCCAAAGGCCTGGGGGGGCCTGTGGCTATTTTTGATATGTTGATGCTGTCCATTAAAATGGGACTTCTTAATACGCTGGGGCTGATTCGCTTTTTAAATATCAACCTTGCCATTCTCAATTTGATGCCGATCCCAGTGTTGGACGGTGGGCATATTGTCTTTTCCCTGTGGGAGGGAATTACCCGTCGTAAAGTGAATGCAAAGGCGCAGGCCATTCTGGTGAATGCCTGTGCCATTCTGTTGATCGGAGCCATGCTTTTACTGACGGTTAACGATATTGACCGGAAGTTTCAGTTTAAGAAATTTTTCAGCAACCTGATCACCGGTCAGGCCGAAACAGTGAAGGACAGCGCTCCAGCAGAGGGAGAGTAATTTGGCCCGGTTTTATAAACCCGGAATTTTTCATGGCATGTCCAAAGGGCAGGCCGTTGGGTTTCTGGTGCTGATGGGGTTTGTGCTGTTTGTAGCCCTGCGGATTTTTACTCCGCCAACCGAAGTGGTTCAGCGGATTTCGTCGCCGGACGGCAGCCGCGAAGCGCGCCTGATGCTGGTTTATTACTATTCAGACCCCGGATACAAGATTGCGACCCGTTCCGGGCTGCTCTGGCATACGCGTCTGTATATGCCGGAATACAAAGACGGTTCCGCTGCAAAGCGAGAGGCCCTTTTGCGCTGGAGTGATGATTCTAAACAGCTTTTTTTTGAAATCAACGGGAAGCTGATTTGGAGCGACCGGTTTTAATCTAAGCTTAGGTCGCCGTAGATGCGGATGAGGTTGTTGTCTGTTGAGACATGCAGCTTTTTGCCGGGGAAGGCGGACGGGAGCTTCTTCTCTAATGATTGAAAGACCTGATTTTTGATCTGATCGCGGACTTCTGCAGGAATGTGTTTGAGTGTGGAAATGCGGATTTCGACGGTGTAGCCGGGGCCGTGTTTCGAGCCGATTCCTGTGGAGAATGCGGCGCCGATATTGAAGAGGCCGTCCTGTTCGGGGTTGGATGTGGTGCCTTCTTTCGGGCGGGAAGGGTGCAGCGGCCATTGGTCGTCATACTGCGCCTCCAGCTCACGGTCGATTTCATCAAATACTCCCTTGAGCGTTTGCTCCCACTGCATGGCTTTGTTGTGTCTCATGATGTTAAATACTTCAGATCGATGATTTCATGGAGTGACTGCTTGGTGTTACCAGGAGAATCAGCAGTGCGACCGTGCTGATACCGGGAATAAACAGCAGAATCAGAGCATCTTTAGTGAGTCCCGCGAGGGATGCAGATGTGACTAATGTAGTAGAGCATTCCGAAACACATAACCCCGATGAGAGTGTATAGGACAGCTACTATTATTGCGATCAAGGAGGGCCATGGAAGCTCCGCTAATGATTCATTTCCTATCAGAAGCAAAGGCGAAGTAATCAGCAGAGAAGAGAGGTTTATGAGAATCAAATAGACAAGTATCCTCCAGATGAATCCTCCGCGAGGAATGTATCGTGGAAATAGAAAGGCGTTTTTTAAGTCGTATGGACGATATTGCCTTTTGGGCTGTGGTGGGATTTTTATTTTCTTTAACTTGGCAAGCAGTATTAGCCCGAACCCAAGAGTGCATAGCATGAATATGATAACTGTTGCCCAAATGAGCGTGCGTTTATTGAGAGGATCTGAAATAAAATGCAGTAGCAGGCCGAATATAGCGCTTAGGACGCCTCCGACTGTTAATGTGGTTAGGTAAGCATAAATGCGCCATAAAACCGCATTTTTGTTTCGTTCTGTTGCAAGTTCTCCTGCTTTGTACATTACATAGATGATCGGCAGAAAAATGTAAGAAGCAAGCAGACTGTTCATGCTTTAAAATTATATTAAATTTTATAGTGGAAACAGTTCTTTTCGTTCCGAAGCTATCTGCACTGCCTACATCGTGTGACGGCGCATGGCGCGCCGGGCTTCCATGTCGGCGCTTTTCTTTTTGAGAGTCTCGCGTTTATCGACGGTGTCTTTCCCTTTGCAAAGCGCGATCTCGACTTTTACCCGACCGTTTTTCAGATAGACCTTGAGCGGAACGAGAGTCAGCCCTTTTTCACTGATTTTACTCTCGAGGCGCAGGATTTCTTTTTTGTGCATCAGCAGACGGCGAGGACGGGTCGGATCGTGGTTGAAGATATTTCCGTGCTCGTAAGGCTGTACGGTCATTTGGTGCAGTTCGGCCTGACCGTTTTTAATCTGCACATAGGCTTCGTCCACCCGAAGATGCCCCTGGCGAATGGATTTAACCTCAGTGCCGCACAGTTCAATGCCGGCCTCGAGTTTGTCCATCACATGGTAATCCCGAAAGGCCTTGCGGTTGGAGGCCAGTATGCCGGGGCCGGAGCCTGATTTTTTTTTCTTGGAAGCCATACAATAAAAATGCCGGGTCAGGTGACCCGGCCTACAGGGGAGCCGTGTAGGCCACGTGACCTCACGCGGCGCTCCATCTGTCTTTAGAGAACCACAGCAGGACCGTCATCCTCGGCGCCGGCGTCAAGATCTCCGAAAATATCGTCCGGCGGCTCAACGCCCATTTCAACGGTCAGTTTTCCTTCAACAATTTCTTTCAGGACAATGTCGTGGTTGTCCTGTTCCGGGTGGTCAGGTTTGACCATCGGGCGGGCACCGCGATTGAGCTGGCGGGTGCGGTACGAAACCAGGTTCACCAGTGTCGGCACGTTGCCGATTTTTTCCTGTGCTTTGGTCAGATATTCAAAATTCATGAGATTCTTCCTCTCCTATGGGGCATAAAAGCGAGAGACTATAGGGTTTCGGACGTGTTGAGTCAACCCATCCGTACTGCGTATTACGTATTTATTATTGCCTGCGGTGGAGCAGAATACGCAGCATTTTATGCGCAATAGAAAACCCCGTCCGCTGTAAGACGGACAGGGTTTTCCAATGGTCGGAACCGAACGGCTTACATCATGCCGCCCATACCGCCCATACCTCCCATTCCACCCATTCCGCTCATATCCGGAGCGGCCGGGGCGCCTTTTTCGGGCAGGTCGGTGATCATGCATTCGGTGGTCAGAAGCAGGCCGGCGATGCTGGCTGCGTTCTGCAGGGCCGAACGGGTCACTTTGGTCGGGTCGATGATGCCGGCGGCAACCATGTCGACGTATTCGCCGGTAGCGACGTTGTAACCGCTGACCTGTTTGCCTTTTTTGACATCCTGCACAACGATGGCGCCTTCGAGGCCGGCGTTGCTTACCAGCTGGCGAAGCGGGGCTTCGCAGGCTTTGCGAACAATGTCGGCACCCACGGCTTCGTCGCCTTCGAGATCCATTTTGTCCAGGACTTTCTGTGCGCGGATGAGGGCAACGCCTCCACCCGGAACAATGCCTTCTTCGGCCGCGGCGCGGGTCGCGTGCAGTGCATCTTCCACGCGGTCCTTTTTCTCTTTCATTTCGGACTCAGTTGCAGCTCCGACATTGATGACTGCTACGCCGCCGCCGAGTTTGGCCAGGCGTTCCTGCAGTTTTTCGCGGTCGTAGTCCGAAGTGGTTTCTTCCATCTGGCGGCGAATTTGGTCGCAACGTGCGCTGATGTCGGCTTTTTTGCCTGCCCCGTCAACGATGACGGTTTCGTCTTTGTCCACAGTAACGCGTTTTGCGGTGCCGAGGTCGTCGAGCGTAACGCTTTCGAGGGTGATGCCGAGGTCTTCAGTGATGAATTTTCCGCCGGTCAGGATGGCGATATCTTCCATCATGGCCTTGCGGCGATCGCCGAAGCCCGGAGCTTTCACGGCGCAGACGTTGAGCGTTCCGCGCAGTTTGTTCACGACGAGGGTCGCGAGCGCTTCGCCTTCAATGTCTTCTGCAATGATCAGGAACGGTTTGCTGGTTTTAGCAACGTTCTGAAGCAGCGGAAGCATATCCTGCAGGTTGGAGATTTTTTTCTCGAACAGGAGGATGTACGGATCTTCCATGGCCACTTCCATCTCTTCGGCGTTGGTTACGAAGTACGGAGAGAGATAGCCTTTGTCAAACAGCATCCCTTCTTTGACTTCGAGGTCGGTGGTGATGGATTTGGATTCTTCGATCGTGATCGGCCCGTCGTTGCCGACTGCGGCCATGGCGTCTGCAATGATTTTACCGATTTCAGCATCACCGTTGGCAGAGATGGTTCCGACCTGAGCGATTTCTTCGTTGGATTTTACTTTTTTGCTCAGTTTTTCCAGCGCAGCAACCAGCTCGGCCGTGGCTTTGTCGATGCCGCGCTTGAGGCTCATCGGGTTGGCGCCGGCGGTGACGTTTTTAATTCCTTCGCGATAGATGGCTTCAGCCAGCACGGTGGCGGTGGTGGTACCGTCTCCGGCAATGTCGCTGGTTTTGCTGGCGACTTCGCGAACCATCTGTGCACCCATGTTTTCGAATGCATCTTCGAGTTCAATTTCCTTTGCAACTGATACACCGTCTTTGGTGACAGCCGGGGAGCCGAACTTTTTGTCGAGGATGACGTTGCGGCCTTTCGGTCCGAGGGTTACTGCAACTGCTTTTGCCAGCTTTTCGACACCTTTCAGCATCGCTTCGCGGGCATCCACATCGAATTTCATCTGTTTAGCCATAATTGTTTCTCCTTAAATTTAAAGGTTAGCCGATCACTGCGAGAATGTCGTCTTCACGCATGATCTGATATTCTTTACCGCCCATTTTGACTTCGGTTCCGCCGTATTTCGGCATCAGAACGGTGTCGCCTTTTTTGACGTTGAACGGAACAACTTTTCCATCATCGTCGAGTTTGCCGGTTCCGAGCGCAACCACAACGCCTTCCTGCGGCTTTTCTTTTGCGGTGTCGGGGATAATGATTCCGCCTTTTTTCACTTCCTCTTCTTTGAGAGGCTCGACCAGTACGCGGTCACCTAACGGTTTAATCTTCATGGATG of Tichowtungia aerotolerans contains these proteins:
- a CDS encoding DNA-directed RNA polymerase subunit omega, which gives rise to MNFEYLTKAQEKIGNVPTLVNLVSYRTRQLNRGARPMVKPDHPEQDNHDIVLKEIVEGKLTVEMGVEPPDDIFGDLDAGAEDDGPAVVL
- the groES gene encoding co-chaperone GroES, with protein sequence MKIKPLGDRVLVEPLKEEEVKKGGIIIPDTAKEKPQEGVVVALGTGKLDDDGKVVPFNVKKGDTVLMPKYGGTEVKMGGKEYQIMREDDILAVIG
- the smpB gene encoding SsrA-binding protein SmpB, producing MASKKKKSGSGPGILASNRKAFRDYHVMDKLEAGIELCGTEVKSIRQGHLRVDEAYVQIKNGQAELHQMTVQPYEHGNIFNHDPTRPRRLLMHKKEILRLESKISEKGLTLVPLKVYLKNGRVKVEIALCKGKDTVDKRETLKKKSADMEARRAMRRHTM
- the groL gene encoding chaperonin GroEL (60 kDa chaperone family; promotes refolding of misfolded polypeptides especially under stressful conditions; forms two stacked rings of heptamers to form a barrel-shaped 14mer; ends can be capped by GroES; misfolded proteins enter the barrel where they are refolded when GroES binds), with translation MAKQMKFDVDAREAMLKGVEKLAKAVAVTLGPKGRNVILDKKFGSPAVTKDGVSVAKEIELEDAFENMGAQMVREVASKTSDIAGDGTTTATVLAEAIYREGIKNVTAGANPMSLKRGIDKATAELVAALEKLSKKVKSNEEIAQVGTISANGDAEIGKIIADAMAAVGNDGPITIEESKSITTDLEVKEGMLFDKGYLSPYFVTNAEEMEVAMEDPYILLFEKKISNLQDMLPLLQNVAKTSKPFLIIAEDIEGEALATLVVNKLRGTLNVCAVKAPGFGDRRKAMMEDIAILTGGKFITEDLGITLESVTLDDLGTAKRVTVDKDETVIVDGAGKKADISARCDQIRRQMEETTSDYDREKLQERLAKLGGGVAVINVGAATESEMKEKKDRVEDALHATRAAAEEGIVPGGGVALIRAQKVLDKMDLEGDEAVGADIVRKACEAPLRQLVSNAGLEGAIVVQDVKKGKQVSGYNVATGEYVDMVAAGIIDPTKVTRSALQNAASIAGLLLTTECMITDLPEKGAPAAPDMSGMGGMGGMGGMGGMM